Within Candidatus Cloacimonadota bacterium, the genomic segment CGATTACCGGTGTCGTCGTTCTATTGATCGGTGGGAAACAGGTTCTTTCCGGAAACAGCGACTTTACTTTCGGGAATTTTATTGCATTCATCCTGGCTGTATTTTCCATGCTTTATCCTTTGAAGATCCTTACCAAAGCTTATGCAAATATCCGCAAAGCATTAGTTTCAATCGAAAGAGTATCTGAAATTCTAAATCGCAAAGAATCAATCATAGAAAGCAAATCGCAATTAAGAAAAAGTAATTTTCATGATAAGATCGAATTGCAGGAAGTTTGTTTCCAATATGATGAAGAAAAGGAAATATTAAAGGATATATCTTTCGATATTTCCAAAGGAGAGAAAGTTGCGATCGTTGGTAGCAGTGGTTCCGGGAAGACAACTCTTGTAAATCTTTTACCGAGAATGTATGATGTCAAATCCGGAAAAATTCTGATCGATGGAACTTCCGTAAAGGAAATAAATTTGAAAGATTTGCGCAATCTATTCGGAATCGTAACCCAGGAGTCTATTTTATTTACAGACAGCATCAAAAACAATATCGGATATGGAACCCTGAAACCTGTTTCTCAAAAAGAAATAGAAGATGCAGCTCGTATCGCCTTTGCAGATGAATTTATCGATAATCTTCCTGAACAATACGACCATTTTCTTCATCCTAAAGCCTCCAATCTTTCCGGAGGTCAGAAACAGAGACTCTGTATTGCTCGTGCCATTGTCGGCAATCCACCCATCCTCATTTTTGACGAAGCAACCAGTTCGCTTGACACGGAAGCAGAACGGAAAGTCCAGAAAGCGATAGAACAGGCAACAAAAAATA encodes:
- a CDS encoding ABC transporter ATP-binding protein, whose translation is ITGVVVLLIGGKQVLSGNSDFTFGNFIAFILAVFSMLYPLKILTKAYANIRKALVSIERVSEILNRKESIIESKSQLRKSNFHDKIELQEVCFQYDEEKEILKDISFDISKGEKVAIVGSSGSGKTTLVNLLPRMYDVKSGKILIDGTSVKEINLKDLRNLFGIVTQESILFTDSIKNNIGYGTLKPVSQKEIEDAARIAFADEFIDNLPEQYDHFLHPKASNLSGGQKQRLCIARAIVGNPPILIFDEATSSLDTEAERKVQKAIEQATKNRTVIVIAHRLSTVLSSDKIIVLDQGKIVGIGHHEELLKSCERYKTLYEMQFMDK